One Aegilops tauschii subsp. strangulata cultivar AL8/78 chromosome 7, Aet v6.0, whole genome shotgun sequence genomic window carries:
- the LOC109779205 gene encoding uncharacterized protein, whose product MGCLRRRPEPAAIDITWVSCRGVRSSLPFHTPCLYASVSVTPSSAGKNVRRHRVKTPTDRAGGENPEWDERLRLRLPDDASLASEQEAAGKKKDGHGDHDDSVLLVRFELKAEVAVLGDVLAASAVVPLSDLVADGRTRRVSYQLTASEDRRQPNGVISFSYAFHHGRTVDDDDDDQEDRSSDGEPVSPASPAPPPPPPPQSTVSSSGMYPVMEWGPLEHLAVYPPVNADTVTCSSSPEPIAVYPPMQETSSRGIYPTVGEPDSSLYPTVDFAPVSCYPPMTAPYYYGGGFGCPAAPAWDGRCLYS is encoded by the coding sequence ATGGGTTGCCTGCGGCGCCGGCCGGAGCCGGCGGCCATCGACATCACCTGGGTGTCGTGCCGGGGCGTCAGGTCGTCGCTCCCGTTCCACACGCCGTGCCTCTACGCCTCCGTCTCCGTCACGCCGTCGTCTGCCGGCAAGAACGTCCGCCGCCACCGCGTCAAGACCCCCACCGACCGCGCCGGCGGCGAGAACCCCGAGTGGGACGAGCGCCTGCGGCTCCGCCTTCCCGACGACGCCTCGCTGGCGTCAGAGCAGGAAGCCGCGGGGAAAAAGAAGGACGGGCACGGTGACCACGACGACAGCGTCCTTCTCGTGCGGTTCGAGCTCAAGGCCGAGGTGGCCGTCCTCGGGGACGTGCTCGCCGCGTCGGCCGTCGTGCCGCTCTCCGACCTCGTCGCCGACGGCAGGACGCGCCGCGTGTCCTACCAGCTGACCGCGTCCGAGGACCGCAGGCAGCCCAACGGCGTCATCTCCTTCTCCTACGCCTTCCACCACGGGAGGACcgtcgacgacgacgacgacgaccaAGAGGACCGCAGTAGCGACGGCGAGCCGGTATCGCCCGCTAGCCCGgcccctcccccgccgccgccgccacagtCGACGGTGTCGTCCTCCGGGATGTACCCGGTGATGGAGTGGGGGCCACTGGAGCACCTCGCGGTTTACCCGCCGGTGAACGCCGACACGGTCACGTGCTCAAGCTCACCGGAGCCGATTGCGGTCTACCCACCGATGCAGGAGACATCGAGCCGTGGAATTTACCCGACGGTGGGGGAGCCGGATAGCAGTTTGTACCCCACAGTAGACTTTGCTCCGGTGAGCTGTTACCCGCCGATGACGGCGCCGTACTACTACGGTGGTGGTTTCGGGTGTCCGGCAGCTCCTGCATGGGACGGCCGATGTTTGTACAGTTGA